The following coding sequences lie in one Cyanobacterium sp. Dongsha4 genomic window:
- a CDS encoding TIGR00341 family protein yields the protein MNRSFAEMLHGGPIDLEEVERVSETLIFERVWRGAKFFKFACLLVLAASIATFGLLGDSVAVIIGAMIVAPLMLPIMGLAFSVSIGDQRKIISTMLVSFAGIAMAIAVGFILTLPIAKVTHPEAIQQIMIRTSPHLLDLMAALATGFAGAFALSRKDVSDTLPGVAIAVSLVPPLANVGILLALGEPKLAAGSLLLFVTNYVSILLTGSLVFVVMGFRQVATSPFDPRARRRAVTIALIALIIIVIPLSLSSYNLIVANKISARAYTLAQEWLDGSGYQLLRVDAETADGTVNLLLLGEGEIPPLSKFQEQAKNLLFGRTIRVKVVESQIMYIDK from the coding sequence ATGAACAGATCATTCGCTGAAATGTTGCACGGAGGCCCTATTGACTTAGAGGAAGTGGAACGAGTCTCCGAGACGTTAATATTTGAGAGGGTTTGGAGGGGTGCAAAATTTTTTAAGTTTGCCTGTTTGTTAGTGTTGGCCGCAAGTATCGCTACATTTGGGCTTTTGGGGGACTCCGTTGCAGTTATCATTGGTGCGATGATCGTTGCTCCTTTGATGTTACCGATTATGGGTTTAGCTTTCAGTGTAAGCATTGGAGATCAGCGTAAAATTATCAGTACAATGCTTGTCAGCTTTGCAGGGATTGCCATGGCGATCGCAGTGGGATTCATTCTGACATTACCCATAGCTAAAGTAACCCATCCAGAGGCGATTCAACAAATAATGATCCGTACATCACCCCATTTACTGGATCTAATGGCCGCCCTTGCCACTGGCTTTGCTGGAGCTTTTGCACTATCTCGTAAAGATGTTTCTGATACCTTACCCGGAGTGGCTATTGCAGTATCTTTAGTACCTCCGTTGGCGAATGTGGGAATTCTGTTAGCTTTAGGTGAACCAAAACTGGCGGCTGGTAGCTTATTGCTTTTTGTAACTAACTACGTTTCTATTCTGCTCACAGGCTCTCTTGTTTTTGTGGTGATGGGGTTTCGGCAAGTGGCAACTTCTCCTTTTGACCCACGTGCCAGACGTAGAGCGGTAACAATCGCCCTCATCGCTTTAATAATTATTGTAATTCCTCTTTCTCTGTCTAGTTATAATCTGATCGTTGCTAATAAAATTTCCGCTAGAGCCTATACACTGGCACAAGAATGGCTAGACGGTTCGGGGTATCAACTTCTGAGGGTTGATGCTGAAACGGCAGATGGAACAGTAAATCTCCTCCTCTTGGGAGAAGGAGAAATTCCCCCTTTGAGTAAGTTTCAAGAACAAGCCAAGAATCTTCTCTTTGGTCGTACCATCCGTGTGAAAGTTGTTGAGTCACAAATAATGTACATAGATAAATAG
- a CDS encoding DUF362 domain-containing protein, translating to MPSDRPLQRRQVLRLATLATGASLFPSACRAINSTVADNKVTAQSASSSPLTPPQISKVVLVYNEDRSAGTRQALDLLQPSDLKGKTVFLKPNYNTGDPAPAATDSQLLETLIQEFQGAEVGEMTIGDRSGMADTRQAMEQKGVFQLGEKYGVKTLVFDEMEAEKWQYISAEGTHWQKGFAFARPILDSEAIINTCCLKTHQYGGHFTLSLKNSVGMVAKYVPGDSFNYMGDLHSSPHQRLMIAEINQAYKPSLVLLDGVEAFVNGGPASGKKVRSNVILAGVDRVAIDVVAIALLRLLGTTHQVSNGSIWELEQIKRAVDLGLGIGQSEQIEFITPDAKSRGIVDQIRPLIT from the coding sequence ATGCCTTCAGATAGACCTTTACAAAGAAGACAAGTCTTACGTTTAGCAACTTTAGCCACTGGTGCATCTTTATTTCCTTCGGCTTGTCGTGCTATTAATTCAACTGTTGCCGATAACAAGGTAACGGCTCAATCTGCCTCATCTTCCCCTTTAACTCCGCCTCAAATAAGTAAAGTGGTACTGGTTTATAATGAGGATCGTTCTGCAGGTACTCGTCAGGCATTGGATCTTTTACAACCCAGTGACTTAAAGGGTAAAACTGTTTTTCTTAAGCCTAACTATAATACTGGTGATCCCGCTCCTGCGGCTACTGATAGTCAACTTTTAGAAACCTTGATTCAAGAATTTCAAGGCGCTGAAGTAGGAGAAATGACCATCGGCGATCGCTCTGGAATGGCAGATACTCGCCAAGCGATGGAACAAAAAGGGGTTTTTCAGTTAGGAGAAAAATACGGTGTAAAAACCCTTGTTTTTGATGAAATGGAAGCCGAAAAATGGCAATATATATCTGCGGAAGGAACACACTGGCAGAAGGGCTTTGCCTTTGCTCGTCCTATCTTAGACTCAGAAGCAATTATCAACACCTGTTGCTTAAAAACTCACCAATATGGAGGACATTTTACCCTTTCCCTCAAAAATTCGGTGGGAATGGTCGCAAAATATGTACCGGGAGACTCCTTTAACTATATGGGAGACTTACATTCTTCTCCTCATCAACGGTTAATGATTGCAGAAATTAATCAAGCCTATAAGCCTTCTCTTGTTCTTTTAGACGGGGTGGAAGCCTTTGTTAACGGAGGACCTGCATCAGGGAAAAAAGTCCGCTCCAATGTCATTTTAGCAGGAGTCGATCGAGTTGCAATAGATGTAGTTGCGATCGCCTTACTTCGTTTATTAGGTACAACTCATCAGGTATCTAATGGATCAATATGGGAGTTAGAGCAAATCAAAAGAGCCGTTGACTTAGGATTGGGAATAGGTCAAAGTGAACAAATAGAGTTTATTACACCCGATGCAAAAAGTAGGGGTATCGTTGATCAAATTCGACCTTTAATTACTTAA
- the ftsH2 gene encoding ATP-dependent zinc metalloprotease FtsH2: MKLSWRTVLLWTIPFLVIGFFIWQGSFATNVGNTANTASTRMTYGRFLEYLDKGRVSSVDLYEGGRTAIVEAIDPELHQVQRLRVDLPGTSPELVTKLREAGVNFDSHPMRNEGAIWGILGNLVFPVLLIASLFFLFRRSSNMPGGPGQAMNFGKSKARFMMEAKTGVMFDDVAGIDEAKEELQEVVTFLKQPEKFTAVGARIPKGVLLVGPPGTGKTLLAKAIAGEAGVPFFSISGSEFVEMFVGVGASRVRDLFKKAKENAPCLIFIDEIDAVGRQRGAGIGGGNDEREQTLNQLLTEMDGFEGNTGIIVIAATNRSDVLDSALMRPGRFDRQVMVDPPDFKGRVGVLEVHARNKKIAPEISIEAIARRTPGFSGADLANLLNEAAILTARRRKPEITMAEIDDAVDRVIAGMEGTPLVDSKSKRLIAYHEVGHAIVGTLLKDHDPVQKVTLIPRGQAQGLTWFTPNEEQGLITKAQLMARIAGAMGGRAAEEEIFGDDEVTTGAGGDLQQVSGMARQMVTRFGMSELGPLSLEGQGGEVFLGGGLMSRAEYSEESAARIDGQIKMIAEHGHKMARQIIRDNREVIDRLVDLLIEKETIDGEEFRQIVAEYTEVPEKEQFIPQL, translated from the coding sequence ATGAAATTATCGTGGCGTACAGTCCTATTATGGACAATTCCTTTTTTAGTAATAGGATTTTTCATTTGGCAAGGAAGTTTTGCGACTAATGTGGGTAACACAGCTAATACTGCTAGTACTCGCATGACCTATGGTAGATTTTTAGAATACTTAGACAAGGGTAGAGTCAGCAGTGTTGATTTGTATGAAGGTGGTCGTACTGCAATTGTAGAAGCGATCGATCCTGAGTTACATCAAGTACAAAGATTAAGAGTTGATTTACCCGGTACTTCTCCTGAGTTAGTCACCAAGTTAAGAGAAGCAGGAGTTAACTTTGATTCTCACCCCATGCGTAATGAAGGGGCTATCTGGGGTATTTTAGGTAATTTAGTCTTTCCTGTATTGTTGATTGCTTCTTTATTCTTCCTTTTCCGTCGTTCTAGTAATATGCCGGGTGGACCTGGACAAGCCATGAATTTCGGTAAGTCTAAAGCCCGTTTCATGATGGAAGCAAAAACCGGTGTCATGTTTGATGATGTGGCAGGTATTGATGAAGCAAAAGAAGAATTACAAGAAGTTGTTACTTTCTTAAAACAGCCTGAAAAATTTACTGCTGTTGGTGCAAGAATCCCTAAAGGTGTCTTATTAGTAGGTCCTCCGGGAACTGGTAAAACCCTCTTAGCAAAGGCGATCGCAGGAGAGGCAGGTGTTCCTTTCTTCAGCATTTCTGGCTCTGAATTTGTAGAAATGTTTGTGGGTGTAGGTGCATCCCGTGTCCGTGATTTGTTCAAAAAAGCAAAAGAAAACGCTCCTTGTTTAATCTTTATCGATGAGATTGACGCTGTGGGCAGACAAAGAGGTGCTGGTATCGGTGGCGGTAACGATGAAAGAGAGCAAACCTTAAACCAATTATTAACAGAAATGGATGGTTTTGAGGGCAATACTGGTATCATCGTCATTGCGGCAACTAACCGTTCTGATGTGTTAGATAGTGCGTTAATGCGTCCCGGAAGATTCGATCGCCAAGTCATGGTTGATCCCCCCGATTTCAAAGGTAGAGTCGGCGTTTTAGAAGTTCATGCCCGTAACAAAAAAATCGCCCCCGAAATTTCCATAGAAGCGATCGCACGTCGTACCCCCGGATTCAGTGGTGCAGATTTAGCGAACTTACTCAATGAAGCGGCAATTTTAACCGCCCGTCGTCGTAAACCTGAAATTACTATGGCGGAAATCGATGATGCGGTTGATCGTGTCATTGCAGGGATGGAAGGCACTCCTTTAGTGGATAGTAAGAGTAAACGTCTGATTGCTTATCATGAAGTAGGTCATGCGATCGTAGGTACATTATTAAAAGATCATGATCCTGTCCAGAAAGTAACCTTAATTCCTCGTGGACAAGCCCAAGGTTTAACATGGTTTACCCCTAACGAAGAGCAAGGACTAATCACCAAAGCTCAATTAATGGCTAGAATTGCAGGGGCAATGGGAGGCCGTGCCGCCGAGGAAGAAATCTTTGGCGATGACGAAGTAACCACTGGTGCTGGTGGTGATTTACAACAGGTTTCAGGTATGGCTCGTCAAATGGTAACTCGTTTCGGGATGAGTGAATTAGGACCTCTTTCTCTGGAAGGGCAAGGGGGAGAAGTATTCTTAGGTGGTGGCTTAATGAGTCGTGCCGAATACTCCGAAGAAAGTGCCGCTCGTATCGATGGACAAATTAAGATGATTGCCGAACATGGTCATAAAATGGCAAGGCAAATTATTCGTGATAACCGTGAAGTGATCGATCGCCTTGTGGATTTATTGATCGAAAAAGAAACCATTGATGGGGAAGAATTCCGCCAAATTGTGGCAGAATACACCGAAGTTCCCGAAAAAGAACAGTTTATTCCTCAACTGTAA
- a CDS encoding DUF7149 domain-containing protein, translating into MKTILHSLNKAFLKVKPSRQEINQFKQNLQELYIQINTNLSETEEYHKNNLSNFFKQTYYHPNYYINTKESHDLVIHNGKNAQSSVGVIIEAKSPTNTQEMINKQKFNSKSLQQLLFYYLQERVINKNLELKHLIITNSLDFYVFPATLFEKLFYQEKKLIKLFDDFNNKLLSSSNRNFFYQEIAKPAINQVENELKDNCIHFTLNNFYKKEDEKELIVLYKFFSPQHLLKQPFANDSNSLDQGFYSELLHIIGLAEVKQGSKKIIQRLPENQRHSASLLENTINQLDISEKVHYLQNPEEYGENYQQRLFNIALELVITWVNRILFLKLLEAQLIRYNSPVSLVEELGARVDFNFLNSKIITNFNELECLFFQVLAKQYHERKADIQAKFNHIPYLNSSLFEVTVIERQTIGISSLNYHTELDLYAHTVLKDSQGKPLTQPQKTLDYLFNFLSAYDFSSEGSLEIQEDNKTLINASVLGLIFEKINGYQDGSYFTPGFITMYMCRETIRRAIVDKFNQIKGWNCQTIDDLYDKIEDKQEANQIINSIKICDPAVGSGHFLVSALNEIIALKSELNILLDRQGKTIKKTDYFVTVENDELIVTDEDNKPFAYNPNNRESRRIQEALFHEKQVIIENCLFGVDININSVKICRLRLWIELLKNAYYIIPNVISSQENLIPPNPPSKGGEIPLQTLPNIDINIKCGNSLISRFDLKDSISSPKVKRQIAEYKEAVKAYRNPESKQEKLRVEKVINEIKASLSSEITGVDAISTRLRQLEGELNGLVNQTSLFAETAKEKKAREKKQQQLEKEINKLRLEREDKRDNRIYQNGFEWRFEFPEILDDNGDFLGFDIIIGNPPYGVKLSKEEKQYLQNKFTNQDYQLDTYLLFMEQGLILLKNNGEFSYIIPNTWLFNLKYKKIRKFLIEKTKINTIAHYKKAVFQDATVDTQSLLLSKQNFDNQNQRIEIRIYNNQEEFIVNEQNQLDWHKLQGDTVNIFLSKELLNLKTKISENCLNLGDLFNVVVGLKPYEKGKGKPPQTKLDVEKRIYDADYKIDSSYKKLLRGSDINKYSNNWQGDRWLKYGNNLAAPRYSANFNADEKIIVRQTGDTLIATIDTEKFICMNNLHVITYDKQKNNFNLSFKYILALINSQLLDYYHYMMNPEKGEALAEVKKENLEKLPIKIISEEEEKPFIEIVEKILEKKRENPEADTKELERNIDEMVYKLYELTAEEIAIVEGDL; encoded by the coding sequence ATGAAAACGATTCTTCATAGTCTAAATAAAGCCTTTTTAAAAGTCAAACCCTCACGACAAGAAATTAATCAATTTAAACAGAATTTACAAGAATTATACATTCAAATTAACACTAATTTAAGCGAAACAGAAGAATATCATAAAAACAATTTATCTAACTTTTTTAAACAGACTTATTACCATCCTAACTATTATATAAACACTAAAGAAAGCCATGATTTAGTTATTCATAATGGCAAAAATGCTCAATCATCTGTAGGGGTAATTATCGAAGCTAAAAGCCCCACCAACACCCAAGAAATGATTAATAAGCAAAAATTTAATAGTAAATCATTACAGCAACTTCTTTTTTACTATTTACAGGAAAGAGTTATTAATAAAAACCTAGAATTAAAGCATTTAATTATTACTAATTCTCTTGATTTTTATGTTTTTCCTGCCACTTTATTTGAAAAATTATTTTATCAAGAAAAAAAACTTATTAAATTATTTGATGATTTTAATAATAAATTATTATCTAGTAGTAATCGTAATTTTTTCTATCAAGAAATTGCTAAACCTGCGATTAATCAGGTAGAAAATGAGTTAAAAGATAACTGTATTCATTTTACTTTAAATAATTTCTATAAAAAAGAAGATGAAAAAGAGTTGATTGTTTTATATAAATTTTTCTCTCCTCAACACCTTTTAAAACAACCTTTTGCCAACGATAGTAACAGTTTAGATCAAGGTTTTTACAGCGAATTATTACACATTATTGGATTAGCAGAAGTTAAACAGGGAAGCAAGAAAATTATTCAAAGATTACCCGAAAATCAACGGCATTCCGCTTCATTGTTAGAAAATACTATTAATCAGTTAGATATTAGCGAAAAAGTCCATTATCTGCAAAATCCTGAAGAATACGGCGAAAATTATCAACAAAGACTCTTTAATATCGCTTTAGAATTAGTTATTACATGGGTTAACCGCATTTTATTTCTTAAACTTCTTGAGGCGCAACTAATTCGCTATAACTCTCCTGTCTCACTGGTAGAGGAGTTGGGGGCGAGGGTTGATTTTAATTTTCTCAATAGCAAAATAATTACTAATTTTAATGAGTTAGAATGTCTCTTTTTTCAGGTATTAGCAAAACAATATCACGAAAGAAAAGCAGATATTCAAGCTAAATTTAACCATATTCCTTATCTTAATAGTTCACTTTTTGAAGTAACGGTTATTGAAAGACAAACTATCGGTATTAGTAGCTTAAATTATCATACAGAATTAGATTTATATGCCCATACTGTTTTAAAAGATAGTCAAGGAAAACCTCTTACTCAACCGCAAAAAACCCTTGATTATTTATTTAACTTTCTTTCTGCCTATGATTTTAGTAGTGAGGGCAGTTTAGAAATTCAAGAAGATAATAAAACTCTCATTAATGCTTCGGTATTGGGGTTAATCTTTGAGAAAATTAATGGTTATCAAGATGGTTCTTATTTTACCCCCGGTTTCATTACTATGTATATGTGTCGGGAAACTATTCGCCGTGCTATTGTCGATAAGTTTAATCAAATTAAAGGATGGAATTGTCAAACTATTGATGATTTATATGACAAAATCGAGGATAAACAAGAAGCTAACCAGATTATTAATAGTATCAAAATATGTGATCCTGCGGTGGGTAGTGGACATTTTTTAGTTTCGGCTTTAAATGAAATTATCGCCCTGAAGAGTGAGTTAAATATTTTGCTTGATAGGCAAGGGAAAACTATCAAAAAAACTGATTATTTTGTCACGGTGGAAAATGATGAGTTAATAGTAACGGATGAAGATAATAAACCTTTTGCTTATAATCCTAACAATCGAGAATCAAGACGGATTCAAGAGGCTTTATTCCATGAAAAACAAGTGATTATTGAAAATTGCTTATTTGGGGTAGATATAAATATTAATTCGGTGAAAATATGTCGTTTGCGTCTCTGGATTGAATTGCTAAAAAATGCCTATTATATTATTCCTAATGTTATCTCTTCACAAGAAAATTTGATCCCCCCTAACCCCCCTTCAAAAGGGGGGGAAATACCTCTGCAAACTTTACCGAATATTGACATTAATATTAAGTGCGGTAATTCTTTAATTAGTCGTTTTGATTTAAAGGATAGTATTTCGTCACCGAAGGTAAAGCGTCAAATTGCTGAATATAAGGAGGCGGTGAAAGCCTATCGTAATCCTGAGAGTAAGCAAGAAAAGTTACGGGTTGAAAAGGTAATCAATGAAATTAAGGCAAGTCTTAGCAGTGAGATTACGGGAGTTGATGCTATTTCTACTCGTTTACGGCAGTTGGAAGGGGAGTTAAATGGTTTAGTTAATCAAACTTCTTTGTTTGCTGAAACGGCGAAGGAGAAAAAGGCTAGAGAGAAAAAGCAACAGCAGTTAGAAAAGGAGATTAATAAATTACGGTTGGAGAGAGAAGATAAAAGGGATAATCGTATTTATCAAAATGGTTTTGAGTGGCGTTTTGAGTTTCCTGAAATTCTCGATGACAATGGGGATTTTCTCGGTTTTGACATCATCATCGGTAATCCTCCTTATGGGGTTAAATTAAGTAAAGAAGAAAAGCAGTATTTACAAAATAAATTTACCAATCAAGATTATCAATTAGATACATATTTGCTATTTATGGAACAAGGTTTAATTCTTTTAAAAAATAATGGGGAGTTTTCTTATATTATTCCAAATACTTGGTTATTTAATCTTAAGTATAAGAAAATTAGAAAATTCTTGATTGAAAAAACTAAAATTAATACGATTGCCCATTATAAAAAGGCGGTTTTTCAAGATGCAACTGTTGATACTCAATCTCTGCTATTGTCAAAGCAAAATTTTGATAATCAAAATCAGAGGATTGAAATTAGAATATATAATAATCAAGAAGAATTTATCGTTAATGAGCAAAATCAGTTAGACTGGCATAAATTACAAGGAGATACAGTCAATATTTTTTTAAGTAAAGAATTACTTAATCTGAAAACTAAAATTTCTGAAAATTGTCTTAATTTAGGAGATTTATTTAATGTCGTTGTCGGTTTAAAACCTTACGAAAAAGGAAAGGGTAAACCTCCTCAGACAAAACTAGATGTTGAAAAAAGAATTTACGATGCAGATTATAAAATTGACTCAAGCTACAAGAAACTTTTAAGGGGTAGTGACATTAATAAATATTCTAATAATTGGCAAGGTGATAGATGGTTAAAATATGGAAATAATTTAGCTGCACCCAGATATTCTGCTAATTTTAATGCAGATGAAAAAATAATTGTTAGACAAACTGGTGACACATTAATTGCAACTATCGATACAGAAAAATTTATTTGTATGAATAATCTTCATGTTATTACCTATGATAAACAAAAAAATAATTTTAATTTAAGTTTCAAGTACATATTAGCCTTAATAAATTCTCAATTATTAGACTACTATCACTATATGATGAATCCAGAAAAAGGAGAAGCATTAGCAGAAGTAAAAAAAGAAAATTTAGAAAAATTACCTATTAAAATCATTTCAGAAGAAGAAGAAAAACCATTTATCGAAATAGTGGAAAAAATATTAGAGAAAAAAAGAGAAAATCCTGAAGCAGATACAAAGGAATTAGAGAGAAATATAGATGAAATGGTTTATAAATTGTATGAATTGACGGCGGAGGAAATCGCTATAGTTGAAGGTGATTTATAG
- a CDS encoding ABC transporter permease translates to MNISRIFAIATNGFREVIRDRILYVIGLFVLILVLASRILPPIAVGADGKIFLDLGIGGISLLGAIVAIFVGTGLINKEIEKKTVLILVPKPITNTEFIVGKHLGLSTVLLVLVAVMTITYFALMAMLGIAFPLVSLVVAIAFILLELALLTAVAMTFGVFTSSILATLLSFGVYIMGHLSRDLLQLGRITENPSIEKITKALFLILPDLERLNLKNEAVYNILPSTGELLSSVVYAILYIVLLLTISILIFSRRQF, encoded by the coding sequence ATGAATATAAGCCGTATTTTTGCGATCGCAACTAATGGTTTTCGTGAAGTAATTAGAGATCGTATTTTATATGTTATCGGTTTGTTTGTCCTCATTTTGGTGTTAGCGTCTCGCATTCTTCCCCCCATTGCGGTTGGTGCGGATGGAAAAATTTTTCTTGATTTAGGTATCGGTGGTATCAGTTTATTAGGCGCGATCGTGGCTATATTTGTAGGTACTGGGTTAATTAATAAGGAGATTGAGAAAAAAACTGTTTTAATTCTTGTGCCTAAGCCCATAACGAATACAGAATTTATTGTCGGAAAACACTTAGGTTTATCTACGGTGCTTTTGGTGTTAGTTGCTGTCATGACGATTACTTATTTTGCTCTTATGGCGATGTTGGGTATTGCTTTCCCTTTAGTTAGTCTTGTAGTTGCGATCGCATTTATTTTACTAGAATTAGCCCTATTAACCGCAGTGGCTATGACTTTCGGGGTTTTCACTAGCTCGATTTTAGCAACTCTCCTCAGTTTTGGGGTCTATATTATGGGACATTTGAGCCGAGATCTATTACAATTAGGTAGAATCACTGAGAATCCCAGCATCGAAAAAATTACAAAAGCATTATTTTTAATCTTACCAGATCTGGAGAGACTCAATTTAAAAAATGAAGCTGTTTATAATATCTTGCCTTCTACAGGAGAATTATTAAGTAGTGTTGTTTACGCAATTTTGTATATTGTTTTGCTGTTAACAATTAGTATTTTAATTTTTTCTCGGAGGCAATTTTAA
- a CDS encoding sensor histidine kinase, translating into MSYNIVIEDNDVIDNNQNLGKNNSLLFLLETAENLEDFCNSCVNTISELIEVKNIIICQQLTENEDEIKIIYDQISLGERENKLEVIKKRIKDELIFNQNYSCYTNFIEDEKQKNNENIYIIPLIFKKYHLGYLYIETEFNKQYIKNRIKEIDTIAKYITLYLYNQTLEEKQETLKKEEEKLKENQRSQSQYISHMNHELRTPIAAVIGFAKMLQQRLYGDLNPKQAQYIDAIYQSGTYLLELISDLLDISKIQAEKEELFIEKILVNELCESSLALIKTKADEQKLDLNLEINPDISYCFADQRRIKQILVNLLSNAVKFTEKGSITLKVTQVKNNLIFQVIDTGIGIDKESQSKLFKPFSQLQTHLQKKHRGSGLGLVISRELARLHGGDITLTSETNKGSCFTLYLPINLKPSVIS; encoded by the coding sequence ATGTCCTACAATATTGTCATAGAAGATAATGATGTCATAGATAACAATCAAAATTTAGGTAAAAATAATTCTTTATTATTCTTGCTAGAAACAGCAGAAAATTTAGAAGACTTTTGCAACTCTTGCGTAAATACTATTTCTGAATTAATTGAAGTAAAAAATATTATTATTTGTCAACAGTTAACAGAAAATGAAGATGAGATAAAAATTATATATGATCAAATATCCCTAGGAGAAAGAGAAAACAAATTAGAAGTTATCAAAAAAAGAATTAAAGATGAGTTAATTTTCAATCAAAATTATAGTTGCTACACAAATTTTATTGAAGATGAAAAACAGAAAAATAATGAAAATATCTATATTATTCCCCTAATTTTTAAAAAGTATCATCTAGGTTATTTATATATAGAAACAGAATTCAATAAACAATATATAAAAAATAGAATTAAAGAAATTGATACCATTGCTAAATATATTACCTTATATCTGTATAATCAAACCCTTGAAGAAAAACAAGAAACCCTAAAAAAAGAAGAAGAAAAACTCAAAGAAAATCAGAGAAGTCAGAGCCAATATATCTCCCACATGAATCATGAATTAAGGACTCCCATTGCCGCAGTAATTGGATTTGCAAAAATGTTACAGCAAAGACTATACGGAGATTTAAACCCAAAACAGGCTCAATATATAGATGCAATTTACCAATCAGGAACATATCTCTTAGAATTAATTAGTGACTTATTAGACATCAGCAAAATACAAGCAGAAAAAGAAGAATTATTTATTGAAAAAATCCTTGTAAATGAGCTTTGTGAATCATCTTTAGCACTAATAAAAACAAAGGCAGATGAACAGAAATTAGACTTAAATTTAGAGATAAATCCAGACATAAGTTATTGTTTTGCAGATCAAAGACGCATTAAACAAATATTAGTTAATCTTCTTTCCAACGCAGTTAAATTTACAGAAAAAGGCTCTATAACTCTTAAAGTTACTCAAGTAAAAAATAATCTAATTTTTCAAGTTATTGATACAGGTATTGGCATAGATAAAGAATCTCAAAGTAAACTATTTAAACCTTTCTCTCAATTACAAACTCACCTGCAAAAAAAACATAGAGGTAGCGGTTTAGGATTAGTAATTTCTCGTGAATTAGCAAGGCTTCATGGGGGAGATATTACCCTAACATCAGAAACAAATAAGGGAAGTTGTTTCACTCTTTATTTACCGATAAATCTAAAGCCCTCAGTGATAAGCTAA
- a CDS encoding ArsR/SmtB family transcription factor: protein MKPVPPEVLEQVAEYFNILSNPMRLQILNLLGEGEKCVQELVEATKTSQANVSKHLKIMFQAGIINRRPDGTSAYYYIEDSLIFDLSHLVCNHLADKIEKQALKFRNLPIAKKN, encoded by the coding sequence ATGAAACCCGTACCTCCAGAAGTATTAGAACAAGTTGCAGAATATTTTAATATTCTCAGTAATCCCATGCGTTTACAAATTCTCAATTTGTTAGGGGAGGGAGAAAAATGTGTACAAGAGTTAGTTGAAGCGACAAAAACCAGTCAGGCAAATGTTTCTAAACATTTAAAAATAATGTTTCAGGCAGGTATTATCAATCGTCGTCCTGATGGTACTTCTGCTTACTATTATATTGAAGATTCTTTGATTTTCGATTTATCCCATTTAGTTTGTAATCACTTAGCCGACAAAATTGAGAAACAGGCTTTGAAGTTTCGTAACCTACCTATAGCGAAGAAAAATTAA
- a CDS encoding DUF3134 domain-containing protein yields the protein MKNPALRKEKRYEPAPVIPLKQDGSLLDWLEANDRIIYREEREDRLVETTVTEDEEISDLIEGEEDEFDPDELDDFDDDDADII from the coding sequence ATGAAAAATCCGGCTTTGCGTAAAGAGAAACGCTATGAACCTGCACCAGTTATACCTCTAAAACAAGATGGGTCTCTTTTAGATTGGTTAGAAGCAAATGACCGCATTATCTATAGAGAAGAAAGAGAAGATAGATTAGTTGAAACCACCGTCACTGAAGATGAGGAAATCAGTGATTTAATTGAAGGTGAAGAAGATGAATTCGATCCTGATGAATTAGATGATTTTGATGATGATGATGCTGATATTATCTAA